Proteins co-encoded in one Klebsiella michiganensis genomic window:
- a CDS encoding p-hydroxybenzoic acid efflux subunit AaeA (with AaeB forms an efflux pump whose substrates are p-hydroxybenzoic acid, 6-hydroxy-2-naphthoic and 2-hydroxycinnamate), whose translation MKILTRNITRTAITLLLVLLAFIAIFRAWVFYTESPWTRDARFTADVVAIAPDVSGLITSVNVQDNQLVKKDQVLFTIDQPRYQKALEQAEADVAYYQALSSEKRREAGRRNSLGIQAMSREEIDQSNNSLQTVLHQLDKAQATRDLAKLDLQRTVIRAPADGWVTNLNVHTGEFINRGATSVALVKQNSFYILAYMEETKLEGIRPGYRVQITPLGSNRVLRGSVDSISAGVTNASSTSDSKGMATVDSNLEWVRLAQRVPVRIRLDEQMGNLYPAGTTATVVVTGEKDRKAENDSAFIKLMHRLREFG comes from the coding sequence GTGAAAATACTAACAAGAAACATAACCCGTACCGCTATCACGCTTTTGCTGGTGCTGCTGGCCTTCATCGCTATCTTCCGCGCGTGGGTGTTTTATACCGAGTCTCCGTGGACCCGCGACGCGCGTTTTACCGCCGACGTCGTTGCCATTGCGCCGGACGTATCCGGGCTTATTACCAGCGTTAATGTCCAGGACAATCAACTGGTGAAAAAAGACCAGGTCCTGTTCACCATCGATCAGCCGCGCTATCAGAAAGCGCTTGAGCAGGCCGAAGCTGACGTGGCCTATTACCAGGCGCTGTCCTCCGAGAAGCGTCGTGAAGCCGGGCGGCGTAACTCCCTTGGCATTCAGGCCATGTCGCGTGAAGAGATTGATCAGTCCAACAACTCGCTGCAAACCGTACTTCATCAACTGGATAAAGCACAGGCGACCCGCGACCTGGCTAAACTCGACCTGCAGCGGACGGTGATTCGCGCCCCGGCGGACGGCTGGGTAACAAACCTTAACGTGCATACCGGGGAGTTTATTAACCGCGGCGCGACCTCCGTGGCGCTGGTAAAACAGAATTCATTCTACATTCTGGCCTACATGGAAGAGACCAAACTTGAAGGCATTCGTCCGGGCTATCGCGTGCAGATTACGCCGCTCGGCAGCAACCGTGTACTGCGAGGCAGCGTCGACAGCATCTCTGCCGGGGTGACGAACGCCAGTAGTACCAGCGATTCAAAAGGCATGGCAACCGTCGACTCCAACCTTGAGTGGGTGCGCCTTGCTCAGCGCGTACCGGTCAGAATCCGCCTCGATGAACAGATGGGCAATCTGTATCCCGCCGGGACAACGGCCACCGTCGTTGTGACGGGAGAAAAAGACCGTAAGGCAGAGAACGACTCGGCGTTTATCAAGCTGATGCATCGCCTGCGCGAGTTCGGTTAA
- a CDS encoding transporter (membrane protein AaeX; the gene is a member of the aaeXAB operon), with protein MSLFPVIVIFGLSFPPIFFELILSLAAFWLARRLLTPTGIYDFVWHPALFNTALYCCLFYLISRLFV; from the coding sequence ATGAGTCTATTTCCGGTTATCGTAATATTCGGTCTTTCGTTTCCGCCGATATTCTTCGAATTAATTCTGTCGCTCGCAGCGTTCTGGCTGGCGCGTCGGCTGCTGACCCCAACCGGCATCTATGATTTTGTCTGGCACCCTGCATTATTCAATACAGCGCTCTATTGCTGCCTTTTTTATCTGATTTCGCGTTTGTTCGTTTGA
- a CDS encoding transcriptional regulator (for aaeXAB operon) codes for MERLKRMSVFAKVVELGSYTAAARQLQMSVSSISQIVSKLEDELQVKLLNRSTRSIGLTEAGKIYYQGCRKMLHEAQEVHEQLYAFNNTPIGTLRIGSSSTMAQNVLADMTAEMLREHPGLTVNLVTGIPAPDLIADGLDLVIRVGALQDSSLFSRRLGSMPMVVCAAKSYLQIHGTPEKPADLANHSWLEYSIRPDNEFELIAPEGISTRLLPQGRFVTNDPMTLSRWLKAGAGIGYAPLMWVIDEINSGQLEILFPRYQSDPRPVYALYTEKDKLPLKVQVCINYLTNYFVKVSELYQGVQGRNGKAKQTGRS; via the coding sequence ATGGAACGACTGAAACGTATGTCGGTGTTTGCCAAAGTCGTTGAACTTGGCTCCTACACCGCTGCCGCAAGGCAGCTACAAATGAGCGTCTCTTCCATCAGCCAGATAGTGTCCAAACTGGAAGATGAGCTGCAGGTTAAGCTGCTCAACCGCAGCACCCGCAGCATTGGCCTCACTGAAGCAGGTAAAATTTATTATCAGGGCTGCCGCAAAATGCTTCACGAAGCACAGGAAGTCCACGAGCAGCTTTACGCCTTTAACAACACGCCCATCGGCACGCTACGCATCGGCAGCTCTTCAACTATGGCACAGAATGTTCTCGCCGACATGACCGCCGAAATGCTGCGTGAACATCCCGGCCTGACGGTCAACCTGGTAACGGGCATACCGGCACCTGACCTGATTGCCGATGGGCTTGATCTGGTCATTCGCGTGGGCGCTTTGCAGGATTCGAGCCTGTTTTCCCGCAGGCTGGGGTCGATGCCAATGGTAGTCTGTGCAGCCAAAAGTTATCTGCAAATTCACGGCACGCCGGAAAAACCTGCCGATTTGGCTAACCATTCATGGCTGGAATACAGCATCCGGCCGGATAACGAATTTGAGCTGATTGCGCCCGAAGGGATCTCAACCCGCCTGCTGCCTCAGGGCCGCTTTGTGACTAACGATCCAATGACGCTTAGCCGCTGGCTGAAAGCCGGGGCAGGTATTGGCTATGCGCCGCTGATGTGGGTGATCGATGAGATCAATAGCGGGCAACTGGAGATCCTATTCCCGCGCTACCAGTCCGATCCCCGCCCGGTGTACGCGCTGTATACCGAAAAAGACAAACTGCCGCTAAAGGTGCAGGTATGTATTAACTATCTGACGAACTATTTTGTGAAGGTATCGGAGCTTTATCAGGGCGTGCAGGGCAGGAACGGGAAGGCAAAACAAACGGGCCGGAGCTAG